Proteins from a genomic interval of Stenotrophomonas sp. 24(2023):
- a CDS encoding bacteriohemerythrin, with protein MALLVWQDDLNIGIEVIDQQHRRIVEMLNHLHVAQASLQRLAVAEVIDEVVDYTMSHFAFEEELMEEAGYAFCAAHKRVHEVFIKRVAEYRLRFHAGEDISDELRTMLSRWLFNHIRGDDRAYADQVKQHLSQFAREHQGGTWLGRTLKRVFG; from the coding sequence ATGGCACTATTGGTCTGGCAGGACGATCTGAACATCGGCATCGAGGTGATCGACCAGCAACACCGCCGCATCGTGGAAATGCTCAATCACCTGCATGTGGCGCAGGCAAGCCTGCAGCGGCTGGCGGTCGCCGAGGTGATCGACGAGGTGGTGGACTACACGATGTCCCACTTCGCCTTCGAAGAGGAACTGATGGAGGAAGCGGGCTACGCCTTCTGCGCCGCGCACAAGCGCGTGCATGAAGTCTTCATCAAGCGGGTGGCCGAGTACCGCCTGCGTTTCCATGCCGGTGAGGACATCAGCGATGAACTGCGCACCATGCTGTCGCGCTGGCTGTTCAACCACATCCGTGGCGATGACCGCGCCTATGCCGACCAGGTCAAGCAGCACCTGAGCCAGTTCGCGCGCGAGCACCAGGGCGGCACCTGGCTGGGCCGCACGCTCAAGCGCGTCTTCGGCTGA
- a CDS encoding diguanylate cyclase: MPALLQGAVDSDHGDTLPQRILLVENSRAFTSMLREAIEQRLELPVVVATTLAEADRLLSERGGWFLVLTGLVLADGDRDTVVDFFVQRNLPTVVVSGVYDEDLRKRVLQQQIIDYVLKNTPGSVDYLVWLVQRLERNRRIAALVVDDSPSARGYAAALLRMYGHDVHEAADGVEGLAAIEAYPAIRLAVVDQEMPGMQGVEFTRRLRTLRSRDKVAVIGISGNTDASLIPRFLKNGANDFLRKPYSREEFFCRVSQNVDQLELIGTLQDLATRDFLTGLPNRRCFLEQSQRQLPQLHGQCVAVAMIDIDHFKHINDSHGHEAGDDALRAVAAAVAAHARPQDLIARFGGEEFCLLVPDMEQDEALAYFDALRQRIAALEVDVGTATLRMTVSIGLCCLRPQRDALHRLISEADRQLYLAKAGGRNRVSCTTVATPLRLREPALG, encoded by the coding sequence ATGCCTGCCTTGCTGCAGGGCGCTGTCGACAGCGACCACGGTGACACCCTGCCACAGCGCATCCTGCTGGTGGAAAATTCGCGTGCGTTCACCAGCATGCTGCGCGAGGCCATCGAGCAGCGCCTGGAACTGCCGGTCGTGGTGGCCACCACCCTGGCCGAGGCCGACCGCCTGCTGTCCGAGCGCGGCGGCTGGTTCCTGGTGCTGACCGGGCTGGTCCTGGCCGATGGCGATCGCGACACCGTGGTGGACTTCTTCGTGCAGCGCAACCTGCCCACGGTGGTGGTCAGCGGGGTGTACGACGAAGACCTGCGTAAACGCGTGCTGCAGCAGCAGATCATCGATTACGTACTGAAGAACACGCCTGGCAGCGTCGATTACCTGGTGTGGCTGGTGCAGCGGCTGGAACGCAACCGGCGCATTGCCGCGCTGGTGGTCGATGATTCGCCCTCCGCACGCGGCTATGCCGCTGCATTGCTGCGCATGTATGGCCACGACGTGCATGAAGCCGCCGATGGCGTGGAAGGGCTGGCGGCGATCGAAGCCTACCCGGCCATCCGCCTGGCGGTGGTGGACCAGGAAATGCCGGGCATGCAGGGCGTGGAATTCACCCGCCGCCTGCGCACGCTGCGCTCGCGCGACAAGGTGGCGGTGATCGGCATTTCCGGCAACACCGACGCCTCGCTGATTCCACGCTTCCTGAAGAACGGCGCCAATGACTTCCTGCGCAAGCCCTATTCGCGCGAGGAATTCTTCTGCCGTGTATCGCAGAACGTGGACCAGCTGGAGCTGATCGGCACCCTGCAGGACCTGGCCACCCGCGACTTCCTCACCGGGTTGCCCAACCGCCGCTGCTTCCTGGAACAGAGCCAGCGGCAGCTGCCGCAGCTGCACGGCCAGTGCGTGGCGGTGGCGATGATCGACATCGACCACTTCAAGCACATCAACGACAGCCACGGCCACGAAGCCGGCGACGACGCGCTGCGCGCGGTGGCTGCGGCAGTGGCTGCCCATGCCCGGCCGCAGGACCTGATCGCCCGCTTTGGCGGCGAGGAATTCTGCCTGCTGGTGCCGGACATGGAGCAGGACGAGGCCCTGGCCTACTTCGATGCGCTGCGCCAACGCATCGCCGCGCTGGAAGTGGATGTCGGAACTGCCACCCTGCGCATGACCGTCAGCATCGGCCTGTGCTGCCTGCGCCCGCAGCGCGATGCCCTGCATCGGCTGATTTCCGAGGCCGACCGCCAGCTGTACCTGGCCAAGGCCGGCGGCCGCAACCGGGTCAGCTGCACGACCGTGGCCACCCCGCTGCGCCTGCGCGAACCTGCACTGGGCTGA
- a CDS encoding MASE1 domain-containing protein yields the protein MNWWKKGFELNFRIRPVGLAIAAMYAIACWGAWRISLDQFYLPAGIRVAALLVCPPRLWPYLLLGEYAYFAQLRYPLIDQYGLAWVILGSAFLLPAVALVIHAHRRVMTATTDGWLLSVAVSAALVATALKLGLSHLLSDSPSSVPFATRAVRFVLGDYIAILTVAPLAVLWSRRHSMYEWRFWRSSPTIAALSLMLGLGLFTALAPGLSDSAKTSLQLAMALPVIILTCVHGWQGAAIGVPLLNILIALMTPTSGQLGSFDARTFMTQQLVAIAGTGLLALGARITQRYHQHADRDLDGHQAARLSRSAHMAGEMDLRERALDLRRIADGIEASLNRTADLLKMHGHHSPAMDLLLTSTAHSRQFRELTSMVYPTEVEQVGLYLALQVSGIRESWDQTHRVVPPHLAGDPCQLSIALQLAAYRTLCEAVALLLKHEHGQVQIRARCGRWQGQQGILVSVSLLDRNRPLLLDTTRLAVERLSSRALAYGGSVQCRGNRVRVLLLEPTTGATSGSTHAAWIARADIA from the coding sequence TTGAATTGGTGGAAGAAGGGATTTGAACTGAATTTCCGCATACGGCCGGTTGGGCTGGCCATTGCAGCGATGTACGCCATCGCCTGCTGGGGTGCCTGGCGGATCTCTCTGGACCAGTTCTACCTGCCAGCCGGCATACGCGTGGCGGCCCTGCTGGTATGCCCTCCCCGGCTCTGGCCCTACCTGCTGCTGGGCGAGTATGCCTACTTCGCCCAGTTGCGGTACCCACTGATAGATCAATATGGCTTGGCCTGGGTGATCCTGGGGTCAGCCTTCCTGTTGCCGGCCGTTGCGCTGGTCATTCATGCGCACCGCAGAGTCATGACCGCCACAACGGATGGGTGGTTGCTTTCGGTTGCTGTATCGGCAGCCCTGGTCGCTACTGCACTGAAACTGGGGCTCTCCCACCTGCTGTCGGACAGCCCCTCCAGCGTGCCGTTTGCTACAAGGGCCGTACGATTCGTCCTCGGCGACTACATTGCCATCCTGACCGTGGCTCCGCTCGCCGTGCTCTGGAGCAGGCGGCACTCCATGTATGAATGGAGGTTCTGGCGCTCCTCGCCGACCATCGCCGCGCTCTCCCTGATGCTGGGCCTGGGCCTCTTCACGGCACTGGCCCCGGGATTGTCGGATAGCGCCAAGACAAGCCTGCAACTGGCAATGGCGCTTCCCGTCATCATCCTGACCTGCGTCCACGGCTGGCAGGGCGCCGCGATCGGGGTACCACTGCTGAACATCCTCATCGCGCTGATGACCCCGACGTCAGGGCAACTGGGTTCGTTTGATGCCCGGACCTTCATGACGCAGCAACTCGTGGCCATCGCGGGAACGGGACTACTGGCGCTGGGGGCACGCATTACCCAGCGTTACCACCAGCACGCCGATCGGGATCTGGATGGGCACCAGGCTGCCCGGCTCTCGAGGTCCGCGCATATGGCCGGCGAGATGGACCTTCGGGAGCGCGCCTTGGACCTGAGGAGAATCGCGGACGGAATCGAGGCATCCCTCAACAGAACTGCCGACCTGTTGAAGATGCATGGACACCACTCACCGGCCATGGACCTTCTGCTTACCTCCACCGCCCATTCGCGCCAGTTCCGTGAACTGACGAGCATGGTGTACCCGACGGAAGTCGAACAGGTGGGGCTCTATCTGGCCTTGCAGGTCAGCGGCATCCGCGAGAGCTGGGACCAGACCCACCGGGTAGTCCCCCCGCACCTGGCCGGAGACCCGTGCCAATTGAGCATTGCGCTGCAGCTGGCTGCATACCGTACGCTGTGCGAAGCCGTTGCGTTGCTGCTCAAGCATGAGCATGGCCAGGTCCAGATACGTGCACGCTGTGGCAGATGGCAGGGACAACAGGGAATTCTCGTCAGCGTTTCCCTGCTGGACCGCAATCGCCCGTTGCTGCTCGATACAACACGGCTGGCCGTCGAGCGGCTCAGCTCGCGTGCACTGGCTTATGGCGGAAGCGTGCAATGCCGTGGCAACCGTGTCCGGGTGCTGCTGCTGGAACCTACCACCGGCGCCACGAGCGGCAGCACGCATGCTGCCTGGATCGCCCGCGCGGACATTGCCTGA
- a CDS encoding MASE1 domain-containing protein encodes MDWWKEGIQVRLRIRPEGWLLALAYAVACWGARQLSLDQFFLPAGVRVAALLLCPPRLWPYLLIGEYAYFAHLRIPLLDKYGLIWVICASVFLMPAVMLIVRLHRQLLSRTTIVGVISIAFFTAVVVSLLNIGISSLLWPPLREESFTTYVLRYALGDFIGILVAAPLALLWIRRKEERWTRRAIATTAAALALILLIGLQVTPVLPAAVAPRGSLQLLLLLPVPAIVLTCLLGWRGAAVGVTALNMVLGLGPPALEPDAFDAATFATQQAMAITSVALLLLGARISHFQSQHRQREEDGRAALQLARNSHLASEMDLRERAAHLRRLGDGMDLSLNEMVNWLHSQGHHAVADSLRHTTEVHSRLFRAQASMIYPSTLERLGLFVALQAGGVREAWNHSHRIGQPWLMGDPCKLEVGTQLVAYRLVVEAVSLLLKCENGQIAVRIRCGRFRQRQGLIISIALVDIRQPLAEQTQQLATEQLLGRILAHGGRMDMPGNRIRIMLLEAQGTSARTYSATELPPTLRPVNPHDPPDPQTIN; translated from the coding sequence ATGGACTGGTGGAAGGAAGGGATACAGGTCAGGCTGCGTATCCGCCCGGAAGGGTGGTTGCTGGCGCTGGCCTATGCCGTGGCCTGCTGGGGGGCCCGGCAGCTTTCACTGGACCAGTTCTTCCTGCCTGCCGGCGTCCGTGTGGCCGCCCTGCTGCTGTGTCCCCCCCGGCTGTGGCCCTATCTGCTGATCGGTGAATACGCCTACTTCGCGCACCTGCGGATTCCGCTGCTGGACAAGTACGGCCTGATCTGGGTGATCTGCGCTTCGGTGTTCCTGATGCCGGCGGTGATGCTGATCGTGCGGCTGCACCGTCAGCTGCTGTCACGCACCACGATCGTCGGGGTGATTTCCATCGCGTTTTTCACCGCCGTGGTCGTCAGCCTGCTGAACATCGGCATCTCCAGCCTGCTCTGGCCCCCGTTGCGTGAAGAATCGTTCACTACCTATGTGCTGCGTTACGCACTCGGGGATTTCATCGGCATCCTGGTGGCCGCCCCACTTGCACTGCTCTGGATCCGGCGCAAGGAGGAACGCTGGACGCGCAGAGCAATTGCAACAACAGCCGCAGCACTGGCGTTGATACTCCTGATCGGCCTGCAGGTGACACCGGTGCTTCCTGCGGCTGTCGCGCCCCGGGGATCGCTGCAACTGCTCCTGCTGCTGCCGGTACCCGCCATTGTGCTGACCTGCCTGTTGGGATGGCGTGGTGCCGCTGTGGGTGTTACTGCGCTGAACATGGTCCTCGGCCTGGGCCCACCGGCGTTGGAGCCAGATGCCTTTGATGCAGCCACTTTCGCCACCCAGCAGGCCATGGCCATTACCAGTGTCGCCCTGCTGTTGCTGGGGGCGCGCATCAGCCATTTCCAGAGTCAGCATCGGCAGCGCGAGGAAGATGGCAGGGCCGCGCTGCAACTGGCCCGCAATTCGCACCTTGCCAGCGAAATGGACCTGCGGGAACGGGCAGCGCACCTGCGCCGGCTCGGCGATGGCATGGACCTATCGCTCAACGAAATGGTGAACTGGCTGCATTCGCAGGGCCATCACGCGGTGGCAGACAGCCTTCGCCATACCACCGAAGTGCATTCGCGCCTGTTCCGCGCACAGGCCAGCATGATCTACCCGTCCACGCTGGAACGCTTGGGGCTGTTCGTGGCACTGCAAGCGGGCGGGGTCCGCGAAGCCTGGAACCATTCGCACCGGATCGGCCAGCCCTGGTTGATGGGAGACCCGTGCAAGCTGGAAGTAGGCACACAACTTGTCGCTTATCGTCTGGTGGTCGAAGCCGTGTCACTGCTGCTCAAATGCGAAAATGGGCAGATCGCGGTGCGTATCCGCTGTGGACGCTTCAGGCAGCGGCAGGGGCTGATCATTTCCATTGCCCTTGTCGATATCCGCCAACCGCTTGCAGAGCAGACCCAGCAGCTTGCCACCGAACAGCTGTTGGGACGCATCCTTGCCCATGGGGGCCGCATGGACATGCCCGGCAACAGGATCCGGATCATGCTGCTGGAAGCACAGGGGACTTCCGCCCGGACCTATTCAGCCACGGAACTCCCCCCGACCCTGCGTCCTGTGAATCCACATGATCCACCGGACCCGCAGACCATCAACTGA
- a CDS encoding FAD-binding oxidoreductase, with the protein MRRDLFRHEHRALPPSWYAASVPPRVPLPPLQGARQADVAILGAGYTGLSAALALAERGFKVEVLEARRIGWGASGRNGGQVLVGYGCEVDTLEAMVGAADARTLFDFSRQGVQQVRERITRHGIDCHWIDGHASVPITARQERSLRGHLDTLVERYDYPLQWWDAATLHAQLDSPRYRGALFDPLSGHLHPLAFVQGLADAARAAGVVIHEDSPVLALQRGPHPQLRTATGSISADHVVLAGNALLEGIAPELERRMMPVGTYVGATPVLGEARARALIRNAMAVADTGWVLDYFRLSHDHRLLFGGGASYSALPPPGLGQTLQQRMWKVFPQLQGTGFEYLWGGYVDITPSRAPHWGRLTPDIYFAQGFSGHGVAAAHLAGEVIAEAIAGQAQRLDVFERLRHKPFPGGRWLRMPLLVATMAMVKLRDALG; encoded by the coding sequence ATGCGACGCGACCTTTTCCGCCACGAGCACCGTGCGCTGCCGCCCAGCTGGTATGCCGCCAGCGTGCCCCCCCGTGTACCGCTGCCCCCGCTGCAGGGCGCGCGCCAGGCCGACGTGGCCATCCTCGGCGCGGGTTACACCGGGCTGTCGGCGGCGCTGGCACTGGCCGAGCGCGGCTTCAAGGTCGAAGTGCTGGAAGCCCGGCGGATCGGCTGGGGCGCCTCCGGCCGCAACGGCGGCCAGGTGCTGGTGGGCTACGGCTGCGAAGTGGATACGCTGGAAGCCATGGTCGGGGCCGCCGATGCGCGTACCCTGTTCGACTTCTCGCGCCAGGGCGTGCAGCAGGTGCGCGAACGCATCACCCGTCATGGCATCGACTGTCATTGGATCGATGGCCACGCCAGCGTGCCGATCACCGCGCGCCAGGAACGCAGCCTGCGCGGGCACCTGGACACGCTGGTCGAGCGCTACGACTACCCCCTGCAATGGTGGGACGCCGCCACCCTGCACGCACAGCTGGACAGCCCACGCTATCGCGGCGCCCTGTTCGACCCGCTCAGTGGCCACCTGCACCCGCTCGCCTTCGTCCAGGGCCTGGCCGATGCCGCACGTGCCGCCGGCGTGGTGATCCACGAGGACAGCCCGGTGCTGGCACTGCAGCGCGGCCCCCACCCGCAGCTGCGCACCGCCACCGGCAGCATCAGCGCCGACCATGTGGTGCTGGCGGGCAACGCCCTGCTGGAAGGCATCGCACCAGAGCTGGAACGGCGCATGATGCCGGTCGGCACCTATGTCGGCGCAACGCCGGTGCTGGGTGAAGCACGCGCACGGGCCCTGATCCGCAATGCGATGGCGGTGGCCGACACCGGCTGGGTGCTGGACTACTTCCGCCTCAGCCATGACCATCGCCTGCTGTTCGGGGGGGGCGCCAGCTATTCCGCATTGCCGCCGCCGGGATTGGGCCAGACCCTGCAGCAGCGCATGTGGAAGGTGTTCCCGCAGCTGCAGGGAACCGGGTTCGAGTACCTGTGGGGCGGCTATGTGGACATCACACCTTCACGCGCACCGCACTGGGGCCGGCTGACGCCGGACATCTATTTCGCGCAGGGCTTTTCCGGCCATGGCGTGGCGGCAGCGCACCTGGCCGGGGAGGTCATCGCCGAGGCCATCGCCGGCCAGGCACAGCGGCTGGATGTGTTCGAACGCCTGCGCCACAAGCCTTTCCCGGGTGGGCGCTGGCTGCGCATGCCCCTGCTGGTAGCCACCATGGCCATGGTGAAGCTGCGGGATGCGCTGGGGTAA
- a CDS encoding gamma-glutamyl-gamma-aminobutyrate hydrolase family protein: MPRLPWVGLPTDRAVIGHHRFAVAGEKYVRALVEAAAATPVLLPSLQPALPARDWLQGLDGLLLTGAVSNIAPEHYDGGRTWPGNPQDPARDATALALLHEALAMDLPVLAICRGFQELNVALGGTLHPEVHAVPGRADHREDIRATVEVQYGPAHAVALAPGGWLRRWAGTDSVPVNSVHGQGIDRLGRGLQVEARAPDGLVEAARSTRHRFVLGVQWHPEWRVMQNPFYHAIFHAFGQACRGHTPVPLDFP; this comes from the coding sequence ATGCCACGCCTGCCCTGGGTCGGTCTGCCCACAGACCGCGCGGTGATCGGCCACCACCGCTTCGCGGTGGCGGGGGAAAAGTACGTCCGTGCGCTGGTCGAAGCGGCCGCTGCCACGCCGGTGCTGCTGCCCAGCCTGCAGCCGGCGTTGCCCGCGCGGGACTGGCTGCAGGGGCTTGATGGTCTGCTGTTGACCGGTGCGGTCAGCAACATCGCGCCGGAACACTACGACGGTGGCCGTACCTGGCCCGGCAACCCGCAGGACCCGGCCCGGGATGCCACGGCATTGGCGTTGCTGCACGAGGCACTGGCCATGGACCTGCCGGTGCTGGCGATCTGCCGTGGGTTCCAGGAACTCAACGTGGCCCTGGGCGGCACGCTGCACCCGGAGGTGCACGCGGTGCCGGGACGGGCCGACCACCGCGAGGACATCCGGGCCACGGTGGAGGTGCAGTACGGGCCGGCGCACGCGGTGGCGCTGGCGCCTGGTGGCTGGCTGCGGCGCTGGGCCGGCACGGACAGCGTCCCGGTCAATTCGGTGCACGGGCAGGGCATCGACCGGCTCGGTCGCGGCCTGCAGGTGGAGGCACGCGCCCCCGATGGACTGGTCGAGGCCGCACGCAGCACGCGCCACCGCTTCGTGCTGGGCGTACAGTGGCACCCGGAGTGGCGTGTCATGCAGAACCCGTTCTATCACGCTATTTTCCATGCCTTCGGCCAAGCTTGCCGTGGCCACACCCCCGTCCCACTGGATTTCCCATGA